AGTCCGCCTCGACGCGCGTGGCGGCACGCACCTTGAAGCGCCCGCCGACTCGCTGGAGCTGGATCGCTTTCGCGCCGCTCGCGCCGAGGTCGAGGCCGATGGGCATCGTGCCGAACTGGAAGCCGCCGCGCAGCAATGCGTTCCCTTCCTCGTCTGTCGCGTGCCGGCGTGCCCGCCCGTGGTTCAGGGCCGGGGCGCCGGTGCGCGCTGTGTCTGCTGCGCCTGTTGCTCCATCATCAGGCGCATCGCGTCCAGGGTCGCGTTCATGCGATCCAGTCGCTGGATGATCTCGATCCGCTGGTCGGCCGCGCTGATGAGCCCGCGCGGTCGTTCGTCGGCGAGCGTCTGAGACGCGTGTGCCTCGCTCGGTCCGGAGACCTTGACGAGGGAGACCGCGCCCAGGCAACTCGCTGCGCCGAGCAGGCCTCCGAGCATTCCCGCTCGGAGCGTTGGCCCTGCAAGGCGCTGGCTGTCACGAGTGTTCATGTTTCGCTCCGCATGGCATCGTCGGAGCCCGCGCGAACGCGAGCGGACGATCGCTGTCACGTGGAACCTGAATCACTCGTGCTGGAGCTTGCCATCGGGGAAGCCGGCGACCGGGGTCGGGTCGTAACCGGACGCCCAGAAGTTGCCGTCGCCGTCGGTGGCCCAGCCGGCGGTGGCCGAATCACGGGCGACGGTCATGAACGCGTCGGTGCCGGTGATCAGGTTGTACATGCCGACGTAGCTGTTCAGCGGGGGTTCCTTGATGTAGGACTCGCTGATCAGGACGCCCCAGCCGTCGTTGGCCTGGCCGTCGCCGAGCGTCGGGTACACGCCGCGGTTGCGGACGCGATAGAGCTCGACCTGGCTGACGATCGTCTGCAGCTGGCTCTTGAGCGTGCTGCGAACGGCCGACTCGCTGGCCTTGGTGAACTG
This Phycisphaeraceae bacterium DNA region includes the following protein-coding sequences:
- a CDS encoding type II secretion system protein is translated as MHRIRRNAFTLVEILIVVVILGILAAIVIPQFTKASESAVRSTLKSQLQTIVSQVELYRVRNRGVYPTLGDGQANDGWGVLISESYIKEPPLNSYVGMYNLITGTDAFMTVARDSATAGWATDGDGNFWASGYDPTPVAGFPDGKLQHE